The following coding sequences lie in one Pungitius pungitius chromosome 18, fPunPun2.1, whole genome shotgun sequence genomic window:
- the brcc3 gene encoding lys-63-specific deubiquitinase has translation MAVSAVHLESDAFLVCMNHALSTEKEEVMGLCIGEVEIAKIVHIHSVIILRRSDKRKDRVEISPEQLSAASTEAERLADTTGRPMRVVGWYHSHPHITVWPSHVDVRTQAMYQMLDQCFVGLIFSCFIEDKNTKTGRVLYTCFQSVSAQKGSEYERVEIPVHVVPREAIGKVCLESAVELPRILCQEEQDTYRKIHSLAHLDPVTKIHNGSVFTKNLCSQMSAVSGPLLQWLEDRLEQNKQSIAELRREKERLLLELAAA, from the coding sequence ATGGCGGTGAGCGCCGTCCACCTGGAGTCGGACGCCTTCCTCGTGTGTATGAATCACGCGCTGAGCACGGaaaaggaggaggtgatgggtCTCTGCATTGGGGAGGTGGAGATCGCCAAGATCGTccacatccactccgtcatcatcCTCCGCCGCTCGGACAAGAGGAAGGACCGCGTGGAGATCTCCCCGGAGCAGCTGTCGGCCGCCTCCACGGAGGCGGAGCGGCTGGCCGACACGACCGGCAGGCCGATGCGGGTGGTCGGCTGGTACCACTCCCACCCGCACATCACCGTGTGGCCCTCCCACGTCGACGTGAGGACGCAGGCGATGTACCAGATGCTGGACCAGTGCTTCGTGGGCCTCATCTTCTCCTGCTTCATAGAGGACAAGAACACCAAGACGGGCCGGGTGCTTTACACCTGCTTCCAGTCCGTGAGCGCGCAGAAGGGCTCCGAGTACGAGCGCGTCGAGATCCCCGTCCACGTCGTGCCGCGCGAAGCCATCGGCAAGGTGTGCCTGGAGTCCGCCGTGGAGCTGCCGCGGATCCTGtgccaggaggagcaggacacgTACCGCAAGATCCACAGTCTGGCGCACCTGGACCCCGTCACCAAGATCCACAACGGCTCGGTGTTCACCAAGAACCTGTGCAGCCAGATGTCGGCGGTGAGCGGGCCGCTGCTGCAGTGGCTGGAGGACCGGCTGGAGCAGAACAAGCAGAGCATCGCGGAGCTGCGGCGGGAGAAGGagcggctgctgctggagctggccgcggCGTGA